Proteins encoded together in one Chryseobacterium sp. G0201 window:
- a CDS encoding SusC/RagA family TonB-linked outer membrane protein translates to MISKKLINSKIWIPPVAVFFLGIASVHGQDTKKDTLREKEIDEVVVVAYGKAKKTSYTGSVATISSEKINNRPVTNITKALEGQVPGLQAVSSSGQPGSTASIRIRGIGSVSASSNPLFVVDGIPFDGNINSISPNDIESISVLKDATASSLYGSRGANGIIIITTKSGKKGEARVNFNISQGFSSRAVKDYEQVSTDQYYELYWEALRNGYKSSQVSSQQAAQMATDNLVNALGINPYGAGYPSPVGTDGKLLTGATTLWNDNWKDILQRTASRNQVDLDFSGGNEKSNYFFSLGYLDDKGIAIESGFKKYSARLKINSEVKKWLNVGANLAYTNSLQEAPPSSDSRTDNVINAARVIPSFYPYYERNADGSYKLDSNGNYIYDFGKYRPTSALQNENAAATLPLDKNENREDNFSGKGFAEFTFLPELKFRTSFSVDLVNYNGHYYTNPLLGEGAEIGGSVTKTNSRTLSYTTSNILTYDKKFGQHHINILGGQEFYHYEYQTISGSRSQFSLPYYYEPDAAALLGGFSGNSDKLGLLSFLGKAEYDYQNKYFLSGSVRSDGSSRFSPENRWGTFWSVGGSWKASNEDFIKNLNFFNQLTLRASYGGQGNDKLSTYYAYQSLYTFYNNLGEGGTVASKLPTPDLKWETNLNLNVGLEFAILKNRIKGNVEYFQRQSKDLLFGMPLAPSLGFTEYQANIGELKNTGFEFSLFTTPIKTKDFEWNVDLNLSTLNNKITKLPKGSIVSGTKLLQVGGSIYDFFIPEWVGVDPSNGNPLWKTITTDANGNTVEGTTSEYAKATKTLQGSSLPKVMGGLTTSLAYKNFDFSTLVTFSIGGKILDTDYTMLMHNGSSAGRAWSAEMLNRWTPENTITDVPKLSTTTNNWTSTSSRFLYSGTYARIKNVSLGYTLPSDYFGKLGLKKFRIYVQAENLLTFYKHKGMDPEQTLDGTTYYRYPAMRTITFGLQATL, encoded by the coding sequence ATGATTAGCAAAAAATTAATTAATTCTAAAATTTGGATTCCGCCAGTTGCTGTGTTTTTCTTAGGAATTGCAAGTGTACATGGGCAGGACACAAAAAAAGATACTCTTCGCGAAAAAGAAATAGATGAAGTAGTCGTGGTAGCTTACGGAAAAGCTAAAAAAACAAGTTATACAGGTTCGGTAGCAACGATTTCGAGTGAAAAGATCAATAACAGGCCAGTTACCAATATTACAAAAGCTTTGGAAGGACAAGTTCCGGGGCTTCAGGCAGTAAGTTCCTCAGGACAGCCAGGTTCAACAGCTTCGATCAGAATTCGTGGAATTGGTTCAGTGAGCGCTTCAAGCAATCCGTTGTTTGTCGTTGACGGAATTCCTTTTGACGGAAATATCAATTCCATCAGCCCAAACGATATAGAATCGATCAGTGTTTTGAAAGATGCAACGGCTAGTTCATTATACGGTTCAAGAGGAGCTAATGGAATTATTATCATCACAACAAAATCAGGTAAAAAAGGAGAGGCTCGAGTGAATTTTAATATCAGTCAGGGTTTTTCAAGCAGAGCAGTAAAAGATTATGAGCAGGTAAGCACCGATCAATATTACGAATTGTATTGGGAAGCATTGAGAAATGGTTATAAATCAAGTCAAGTTTCTTCTCAGCAGGCTGCGCAGATGGCAACTGATAATTTGGTGAATGCTTTGGGAATTAATCCTTATGGAGCAGGTTACCCAAGCCCTGTAGGAACAGACGGGAAACTTTTAACAGGTGCAACAACTTTATGGAATGACAACTGGAAAGATATTTTGCAAAGAACAGCTTCAAGAAATCAGGTTGACTTAGATTTCAGTGGAGGAAATGAAAAGAGTAATTATTTTTTCTCTTTAGGATATTTGGATGATAAAGGAATTGCGATAGAATCTGGTTTTAAAAAATACAGTGCAAGATTAAAAATCAATTCTGAAGTTAAAAAATGGTTGAATGTCGGAGCGAATTTAGCCTACACGAACAGTCTTCAGGAGGCACCGCCTTCGTCAGATTCAAGAACAGATAACGTGATCAATGCGGCGAGAGTGATTCCGTCTTTTTATCCTTATTATGAAAGAAATGCTGACGGAAGTTATAAATTGGATTCCAACGGAAATTACATTTATGATTTCGGGAAATACAGACCAACAAGCGCTTTGCAGAATGAAAATGCAGCCGCTACGTTGCCTTTAGATAAAAATGAAAACAGAGAAGATAACTTTTCAGGAAAAGGTTTTGCAGAATTTACTTTCTTGCCGGAACTGAAATTCAGAACAAGCTTTTCTGTTGATTTAGTGAATTACAACGGTCATTATTATACCAATCCATTGTTGGGAGAAGGTGCGGAAATTGGAGGTTCGGTAACGAAAACCAACTCGAGAACGCTTTCTTATACGACAAGTAATATTTTGACTTACGATAAAAAATTCGGACAGCACCACATCAATATTTTGGGTGGTCAGGAATTTTATCATTATGAATATCAGACGATTTCTGGAAGCAGAAGCCAGTTTTCACTTCCTTACTACTATGAACCGGATGCAGCAGCGTTGTTAGGTGGTTTCAGTGGAAACAGCGATAAGTTGGGATTATTAAGCTTCTTAGGAAAAGCAGAATATGATTATCAGAATAAATACTTCCTTTCCGGATCAGTAAGATCTGATGGATCTTCAAGATTTTCTCCTGAAAACAGATGGGGAACGTTCTGGTCAGTCGGTGGTTCTTGGAAAGCTTCGAATGAAGATTTTATTAAAAATTTAAATTTCTTCAATCAATTAACGCTTCGTGCGAGTTATGGAGGGCAAGGAAACGATAAATTAAGTACGTATTATGCTTACCAAAGTTTATATACTTTTTACAATAATTTGGGTGAAGGTGGAACGGTAGCTAGTAAATTACCAACTCCGGATTTAAAGTGGGAAACCAACCTTAATTTAAATGTAGGTTTGGAATTCGCGATTTTGAAAAACAGAATTAAAGGTAACGTAGAATATTTCCAACGCCAAAGTAAAGATCTTTTATTTGGAATGCCTTTGGCGCCGTCATTAGGTTTTACCGAGTATCAGGCAAATATTGGCGAATTGAAAAATACTGGTTTTGAGTTTTCATTATTCACAACTCCGATCAAAACAAAAGATTTTGAATGGAATGTTGATCTTAATTTAAGCACTTTAAATAATAAAATCACAAAACTTCCGAAAGGTTCAATTGTAAGTGGAACAAAACTGTTACAGGTCGGAGGTTCAATCTACGATTTCTTCATTCCTGAATGGGTTGGGGTAGATCCTAGTAACGGAAATCCACTTTGGAAAACAATTACGACCGATGCCAACGGAAATACGGTAGAAGGAACAACTTCAGAATATGCAAAAGCTACAAAAACATTGCAAGGATCATCACTTCCTAAAGTTATGGGAGGTTTGACGACAAGTTTAGCATATAAAAACTTCGATTTCTCAACATTGGTGACTTTCAGTATCGGAGGAAAGATTTTAGATACCGATTACACGATGTTAATGCATAACGGAAGTTCGGCAGGACGAGCTTGGAGTGCTGAAATGCTGAACAGATGGACTCCTGAAAATACAATTACAGACGTTCCGAAATTAAGTACAACAACCAATAACTGGACTTCAACTTCATCAAGATTTTTATACTCAGGAACGTATGCGAGAATCAAAAATGTGAGCTTAGGTTACACGCTTCCATCAGATTATTTTGGAAAATTAGGGTTGAAAAAATTCAGAATTTATGTTCAGGCAGAAAACCTTTTAACATTCTACAAACATAAAGGAATGGATCCGGAACAGACATTAGACGGAACAACCTACTATAGATATCCTGCGATGAGAACGATAACTTTTGGTTTACAGGCAACTCTTTAA
- a CDS encoding DUF6660 family protein has product MNLFRLILAMYFVVLSVMPCEDIHKQSGANKTELSFSLDESHSKDKGDICSPLCVCNCCQITVTAFKMDVSMNIPQKIQAYFSKKILFQKNNFAYQVYDHIWQPPKI; this is encoded by the coding sequence ATGAACCTATTCAGATTGATTTTAGCGATGTATTTCGTGGTGTTATCAGTAATGCCATGTGAAGATATACATAAACAATCTGGGGCAAACAAAACAGAATTATCGTTCAGTCTCGACGAATCTCATTCAAAAGACAAAGGAGATATCTGTTCACCATTATGTGTTTGCAATTGCTGCCAGATCACTGTTACAGCTTTTAAAATGGATGTTTCAATGAATATTCCTCAAAAGATTCAAGCCTATTTTTCCAAGAAAATTCTATTCCAGAAAAACAATTTTGCCTATCAGGTATACGACCATATCTGGCAACCTCCTAAGATTTAA
- the pckA gene encoding phosphoenolpyruvate carboxykinase (ATP), with translation MKHAKIIQDLEKLGIKGDYEIQYNPSYEELYQAEISPENQGFEKAELTESGAVSVKTGIFTGRSPKDRYIVQDDVTKDTIFWDGKVNLPTSPEIFQSCKELVLNQLSTSKKIYVVDAFCGTNADTRLKVRFIVEVAWQAHFVTNMFIRPSHYELENFGEPDFTVINGSKTTNPNWEAQGLNSENFVMFNLTEKLQIIGGTWYGGEMKKGMFAMMNYYLPLKGMASMHCSANVGEEGDVALFFGLSGTGKTTLSADPKRYLIGDDEHGWDNNGVFNYEGGCYAKVIDLSEEKEPDIFRAIKRDALLENVVVNNGVSDYTDGSITENTRVSYPIYHINKIVLPSKAGHASKIVYLSADAFGVLPPVSVLDENQAQYHFLCGYTSKLAGTERGITEPEPSFSPAFGEAFLTLHPTMYSKTLIGKMKEHGAKAYLVNTGWNGTGKRISLKDTRAIIDAIIDGSIEDAPKTRIPIMNLEVPTELPNVSEGILDPRNTYNDASEWEEKAKDLAAKYIKNFDQYCNTEEGEKLIASGPQLQQQTTN, from the coding sequence ATATAATCCTTCTTATGAAGAGTTGTATCAAGCAGAAATCTCTCCTGAAAATCAAGGCTTTGAGAAAGCTGAGCTTACAGAATCTGGTGCGGTATCAGTAAAAACAGGAATTTTCACAGGTCGTTCTCCTAAAGATAGATACATTGTACAGGATGATGTTACAAAAGACACGATTTTCTGGGATGGTAAAGTTAATTTGCCAACTTCTCCGGAAATTTTCCAGTCTTGTAAGGAATTAGTGTTGAACCAACTTTCAACTTCTAAGAAAATTTATGTTGTAGATGCTTTCTGTGGAACGAATGCAGATACAAGACTTAAAGTAAGATTCATCGTTGAAGTTGCATGGCAGGCGCATTTCGTTACTAATATGTTTATCCGTCCTTCTCACTACGAGTTGGAAAACTTCGGAGAGCCGGATTTCACTGTAATCAACGGTTCTAAAACTACAAACCCGAACTGGGAAGCTCAAGGGTTAAATTCTGAAAACTTCGTAATGTTCAACCTTACTGAAAAGCTTCAGATCATCGGAGGAACTTGGTACGGTGGAGAAATGAAAAAAGGAATGTTTGCAATGATGAATTATTACCTTCCATTGAAAGGTATGGCATCAATGCACTGTTCTGCAAACGTAGGTGAAGAGGGAGATGTTGCTCTTTTCTTCGGACTTTCGGGAACAGGAAAAACGACTTTATCAGCAGATCCAAAAAGATATTTGATCGGTGATGATGAACATGGTTGGGATAACAATGGTGTATTTAACTACGAAGGTGGTTGTTATGCAAAAGTGATCGACCTTTCTGAAGAAAAAGAACCGGATATTTTCAGAGCGATCAAAAGAGATGCGCTTCTTGAAAACGTTGTCGTTAACAACGGAGTTTCTGATTATACAGACGGATCAATCACTGAAAACACAAGAGTTTCTTATCCGATTTATCATATCAATAAAATTGTTTTGCCTTCAAAAGCAGGTCACGCAAGCAAGATTGTTTATCTTTCAGCTGATGCGTTCGGAGTATTGCCTCCGGTATCTGTTTTGGATGAAAACCAGGCACAATATCACTTCCTTTGCGGTTATACTTCAAAATTAGCCGGAACTGAAAGAGGAATTACTGAACCTGAACCATCTTTTTCACCAGCATTTGGTGAAGCGTTCTTAACATTACACCCAACAATGTATTCAAAAACATTGATCGGAAAAATGAAAGAACACGGTGCAAAAGCATATTTGGTTAATACAGGTTGGAACGGTACTGGAAAGAGAATTTCTTTAAAAGATACAAGAGCAATTATTGATGCAATTATTGATGGTTCTATCGAAGATGCGCCAAAAACTAGAATTCCTATCATGAATTTGGAAGTTCCTACGGAGTTACCAAACGTTTCAGAAGGTATTTTAGATCCTAGAAATACTTATAACGATGCTTCCGAATGGGAAGAAAAAGCAAAAGATCTTGCTGCAAAATATATCAAAAACTTTGATCAGTATTGTAATACAGAAGAAGGGGAAAAGCTTATCGCTTCCGGACCTCAATTACAGCAACAGACAACAAACTAA
- a CDS encoding RagB/SusD family nutrient uptake outer membrane protein, whose translation MKNLKYLSFALITLFSFISCESDLETAPTNQADEAEVFKTAESAETVINGTWAKFNDDGTTYANIGYSTVLRTSDAMGSDVAVLTNKYGFPGAYAFTDLVNNTGSRPLYIWNSLYSVINNMNNVIARIDAAEGTQDKKNQVKGQAKALRAFCYFNLASFYQFSYFKDKNALTAPIYTEPTTTSSVGKKKASLEEIYALIKSDLTDADNLLQNYTRNNKDKIDRSVVNGLLARVYLNTGDWTKAVASAKIARNGYALMTAEKYKDGFNDISNGEWIWGHGQTQEQSGESYAFHFLDVSSSGSYYYSFMADPYFKDLFDTNDIRYSLFSWDGNPGREGLLRYAKFKFKANLIADIVFMRAAEMYLIEAEAEARNGNVTNAVAVLNQLKAARNANVYSGSLAQNDVIKEVLIERRKELFGEGFSLSDIIRTQGTVARKAYTNSNGQAIQVQITTPDGVVKTVNGRGHTIFALPDQTPFVANSRYYLFSIPQKEIENNPNL comes from the coding sequence ATGAAAAATTTAAAATATCTATCTTTTGCTTTAATCACTTTATTTTCATTCATAAGCTGTGAAAGCGATCTGGAAACTGCTCCGACCAATCAAGCCGATGAAGCGGAGGTTTTCAAAACTGCAGAAAGTGCAGAAACAGTAATCAACGGAACTTGGGCAAAATTCAACGATGACGGAACAACCTATGCAAACATTGGTTATTCAACAGTGTTGAGAACAAGTGATGCAATGGGAAGCGACGTTGCGGTTTTGACCAATAAATATGGCTTTCCCGGAGCTTACGCCTTTACAGATTTGGTGAATAATACCGGAAGCCGACCTCTTTATATCTGGAATTCGTTGTATTCTGTGATCAATAATATGAACAATGTGATCGCGAGAATTGATGCTGCAGAAGGAACTCAGGATAAGAAAAATCAGGTGAAAGGTCAGGCAAAAGCGTTGAGAGCATTTTGTTATTTTAACTTGGCGAGTTTTTATCAGTTCAGTTATTTTAAAGATAAAAATGCTTTAACGGCTCCGATTTATACCGAACCGACAACGACAAGCTCAGTTGGAAAGAAAAAAGCAAGTCTTGAAGAAATTTATGCGTTGATTAAAAGTGATTTGACAGATGCAGACAATTTACTTCAAAATTATACAAGAAATAATAAAGATAAAATTGATAGATCTGTTGTAAATGGTTTGTTGGCAAGAGTTTATTTAAATACAGGAGATTGGACGAAAGCTGTAGCTTCTGCAAAAATTGCCAGAAACGGATATGCTTTAATGACTGCCGAAAAATATAAAGACGGCTTCAACGACATCAGCAACGGAGAATGGATTTGGGGGCACGGACAAACGCAGGAGCAATCTGGTGAAAGTTATGCTTTCCACTTTTTGGATGTTTCGTCTTCGGGAAGTTATTATTACAGCTTCATGGCAGATCCTTATTTCAAAGATTTGTTTGATACAAATGATATCCGTTATTCTCTGTTCTCATGGGACGGAAATCCTGGAAGAGAAGGACTTTTGAGATATGCAAAGTTTAAATTTAAAGCTAATTTAATTGCAGATATCGTTTTCATGAGAGCTGCCGAAATGTATTTAATTGAAGCTGAAGCTGAAGCCAGAAACGGAAATGTTACCAATGCCGTAGCAGTTTTAAATCAATTAAAAGCGGCAAGAAATGCCAATGTTTATAGCGGATCTTTGGCACAAAATGATGTGATTAAAGAAGTTTTAATTGAAAGAAGAAAAGAATTATTCGGAGAAGGATTTTCGTTATCTGATATCATCAGAACGCAGGGAACTGTTGCGAGAAAAGCTTATACAAATTCAAACGGACAGGCCATTCAGGTACAAATTACAACGCCGGATGGGGTCGTGAAAACCGTCAACGGAAGAGGTCATACGATTTTTGCTCTCCCTGATCAAACGCCGTTTGTTGCGAATAGCAGATATTATTTGTTTTCAATTCCTCAAAAGGAGATTGAGAATAATCCCAACCTTTAA
- a CDS encoding glycosyltransferase family 39 protein, producing the protein MTDITNNKLITTKPPINNKEVIIAMIILLSRIPFIFNSLGQDLDGWREVYSGKMLSEYHVYNVSRFPGYPFPEFVFSLFHQQPYWYLNSLSIIFTIGACLFFYRILEYFKISLSFLMAIVLSFVPIVYLNSTVVMDYNWSLFFMLGSLYFLLIKKKWAAIIFFGLMISCRLNNAIFLPAFTFLAYFQLGKNLKETIIFSVLLVLSAIIFFLPVILRYRGDFLHSYGTESVSLFSFFSLSILYVYGAIGTLGILTSLAIQFFTDKFKNIQFLLKDHFIVFCSLMIFINLIFFVKYPLESGYLIPSIPFILIILQRIISDKLMKFALFSLIISPFLISVNAKNFKIKGSILMNENYEDQELKYCKIVIQKIKSGPENSIIHVGNFYEQLVSMGDFDFKKIKLVNHLSQENISLIKKGEKKLYYIETSNSDAENEKTHLFNEYGILLYPKFELMR; encoded by the coding sequence ATGACTGATATCACCAATAACAAATTAATAACCACCAAACCCCCAATAAATAATAAAGAAGTTATTATTGCCATGATAATCCTATTATCAAGAATACCTTTCATATTTAATAGTTTGGGTCAGGATCTTGATGGCTGGCGGGAAGTTTATTCCGGTAAAATGTTAAGTGAATATCATGTTTACAATGTTTCGCGTTTTCCTGGTTACCCTTTTCCAGAATTTGTATTTTCTTTATTTCATCAACAACCTTATTGGTATTTGAATTCTTTATCCATCATATTTACAATAGGTGCCTGTTTATTTTTCTATAGAATATTAGAATATTTTAAAATTTCTCTTTCTTTTTTAATGGCTATTGTTTTATCTTTTGTTCCTATTGTTTATCTGAACAGTACGGTTGTGATGGACTACAACTGGTCGTTATTTTTTATGCTGGGAAGTCTTTATTTTTTGTTGATTAAAAAGAAATGGGCAGCAATTATTTTCTTTGGTTTAATGATAAGCTGCAGATTAAATAACGCTATTTTTCTGCCTGCATTTACTTTTTTAGCATATTTTCAATTGGGTAAAAATCTGAAAGAGACTATTATATTTTCAGTACTTTTAGTTTTGTCTGCGATTATATTTTTCCTACCCGTCATTTTAAGGTATAGAGGTGATTTTCTTCATAGTTATGGAACAGAAAGCGTTTCTCTATTCAGTTTTTTCAGTTTGAGCATATTATATGTTTATGGCGCGATTGGTACTTTGGGAATTCTGACTTCATTAGCGATACAATTTTTCACAGATAAGTTTAAAAACATTCAGTTTTTATTGAAAGATCATTTTATTGTCTTTTGTTCTTTAATGATTTTCATCAATCTTATTTTCTTTGTTAAATATCCTTTAGAATCGGGATATTTAATTCCATCTATTCCTTTTATTTTAATTATTTTACAAAGGATCATTTCTGACAAACTGATGAAATTCGCCTTGTTTTCATTGATTATTTCACCTTTTCTTATTAGTGTTAATGCTAAAAATTTTAAGATAAAAGGTTCGATTTTGATGAATGAAAATTATGAAGATCAGGAATTAAAATACTGTAAAATAGTCATTCAGAAAATAAAATCGGGTCCTGAAAACTCGATTATTCATGTGGGAAATTTTTACGAACAATTGGTTTCAATGGGAGATTTTGATTTTAAAAAGATTAAACTTGTTAATCATCTTTCACAAGAAAATATCAGTTTAATTAAAAAAGGAGAAAAAAAACTCTATTATATTGAAACATCTAACAGTGACGCAGAAAATGAAAAAACTCATCTGTTTAATGAATATGGGATTTTACTGTATCCCAAATTTGAATTAATGAGATAA
- a CDS encoding type II 3-dehydroquinate dehydratase, with protein sequence MKILIVNGPNLNLLGTREPEIYGTVSMEDYLENVKSEFSSHEIQYYQSNIEGELINRLQEDDFDALVINPGAFTHYSYAIADCLKNIQKQKVEVHISNIYKREEFRQKSVTAANTDAVLSGFGMDGYRLAILSFK encoded by the coding sequence ATGAAAATTTTAATTGTCAATGGTCCTAATTTGAATCTTTTAGGTACAAGAGAACCAGAAATATACGGAACAGTTTCTATGGAAGATTATTTGGAAAATGTAAAGTCTGAATTTTCTTCTCATGAAATACAATATTACCAATCAAACATTGAAGGTGAGTTGATTAACAGACTTCAGGAAGATGATTTTGATGCGCTGGTGATCAATCCGGGAGCTTTTACGCATTATTCTTACGCGATTGCTGATTGTTTAAAGAATATTCAGAAGCAAAAAGTGGAAGTTCACATTAGTAATATTTATAAAAGAGAAGAATTTCGCCAGAAGTCTGTGACGGCTGCAAATACTGATGCGGTTTTGTCCGGTTTTGGAATGGATGGATATAGATTGGCGATTTTGAGTTTTAAATAA